In the genome of Solibacillus silvestris, one region contains:
- a CDS encoding cytosine deaminase — protein MEKNLMKIDEFLKMPKSVIRRANERDVLSIKNELLILMNEKSDLYDKAHIRKLINEIQFLNVFVVKDDFDKTVFSYEPPKYASPRVTIKESGWIELIK, from the coding sequence ATGGAAAAGAACTTAATGAAAATCGACGAATTTCTTAAAATGCCGAAAAGTGTTATACGCAGAGCAAATGAACGGGACGTATTGAGTATAAAGAATGAATTGCTTATTTTAATGAATGAAAAAAGCGATTTGTATGATAAAGCGCATATTCGAAAATTAATTAATGAAATCCAATTTTTAAATGTGTTTGTTGTAAAGGATGATTTTGATAAAACCGTATTTTCCTACGAACCTCCAAAGTACGCATCACCCCGTGTAACGATTAAAGAAAGTGGCTGGATTGAGCTAATCAAATAA